A stretch of Desulfobacter hydrogenophilus DNA encodes these proteins:
- a CDS encoding HD domain-containing protein, translating into MSSQIPTRDAALALLKNYNTSQSLIKHAFAVEGVMRYMAGKYGEDKNTWGIVGLIHDLDYEQFPEQHCKKTEEILKENDWPKDLIRAVVSHGWGICTDVKPESTMEKVLFAVDELTGLVATSALVRPSKSVMDLKAKSVKKKWKDKRFAAGVDRSIIQKGADMLGVELGELITDTILGMREVAVEIGLKGEA; encoded by the coding sequence ATGAGCAGCCAAATACCTACACGTGACGCAGCCTTGGCGCTTCTAAAAAACTACAACACGAGCCAGAGCCTTATCAAGCATGCATTTGCCGTCGAAGGCGTGATGCGTTACATGGCCGGAAAATATGGTGAGGATAAAAATACATGGGGTATTGTGGGCTTGATCCACGACCTTGATTATGAGCAATTTCCTGAACAGCACTGCAAAAAGACCGAGGAGATTTTAAAGGAAAACGATTGGCCAAAGGATTTGATCCGTGCCGTGGTCAGCCATGGATGGGGGATTTGCACGGATGTCAAGCCCGAAAGCACCATGGAAAAAGTGCTCTTTGCCGTTGACGAGCTTACCGGATTGGTGGCAACTTCGGCGCTGGTGAGGCCTTCAAAGAGCGTCATGGACTTGAAAGCCAAATCGGTCAAGAAAAAGTGGAAGGACAAACGATTTGCGGCGGGCGTTGATCGCTCAATTATCCAGAAAGGCGCCGATATGTTGGGGGTGGAATTGGGCGAACTGATTACGGATACGATCTTGGGAATGCGCGAGGTCGCAGTTGAGATCGGTTTGAAAGGAGAGGCTTAA
- a CDS encoding DUF2293 domain-containing protein — protein MISKGIWAPAENILAAKQEVAAKRATPAYAKDRKCELARRQAKQEVYTQEFNDQIIKFLNFHSRYEKEAQHLGKIITSHATPVGSGTVARTQRIPIDKRAQAAVIAWMRHKTTVYDSMKVARVKGTRREIRKALAKKSIEVLNVYRQGRDLGDNCPLKQALEKIHDF, from the coding sequence ATGATTTCAAAAGGTATATGGGCTCCTGCTGAAAATATTCTGGCCGCAAAACAGGAGGTAGCTGCTAAAAGAGCAACACCCGCCTATGCTAAGGATCGAAAATGTGAGCTGGCACGACGGCAGGCCAAACAAGAGGTCTATACCCAGGAATTTAATGATCAGATCATCAAATTTTTAAATTTTCATTCCAGGTATGAAAAAGAGGCACAACACCTTGGAAAAATCATAACTTCCCACGCAACCCCTGTGGGTAGTGGAACTGTCGCTAGGACCCAGCGCATTCCTATTGATAAAAGAGCACAGGCTGCTGTAATTGCATGGATGAGACATAAGACCACTGTATATGATTCAATGAAAGTAGCACGGGTAAAGGGAACGCGAAGAGAGATCAGAAAGGCGTTGGCCAAAAAATCAATTGAAGTGCTGAACGTATACCGCCAGGGTCGGGACCTGGGTGACAATTGCCCCTTGAAACAGGCCTTGGAAAAAATTCATGACTTTTGA
- a CDS encoding PPC domain-containing DNA-binding protein, whose translation MKYSQAKQGRIYIIRLEDGDIIHEEIEKFANEKAIKAAALTILGGADKNSKLIVGPEHGRTESITPMEHILNNVHEIVGTGTIFPNEKGETKLHMHIACGRENSTVTGCIRNGVRTWHILEIILFELIDTGAVRVLDPTTGFELLNP comes from the coding sequence ATGAAGTACTCACAGGCAAAACAAGGAAGAATATACATTATTCGTCTTGAAGACGGCGATATCATACACGAAGAAATTGAAAAATTTGCCAATGAAAAAGCAATAAAAGCTGCGGCATTAACCATTCTCGGGGGCGCGGATAAAAACAGTAAGCTAATTGTCGGCCCGGAACATGGACGGACAGAATCAATTACGCCAATGGAACATATTCTTAATAATGTTCATGAAATAGTGGGGACCGGCACAATCTTTCCTAATGAGAAAGGGGAGACCAAATTACACATGCACATAGCTTGTGGAAGAGAAAATTCAACTGTAACCGGATGTATCCGTAACGGTGTTCGGACATGGCATATATTAGAGATTATTTTATTTGAATTAATTGATACTGGTGCTGTTCGTGTGTTGGATCCAACTACGGGATTTGAATTGCTCAACCCATAA
- a CDS encoding PaaI family thioesterase gives MKKYPFLEELGIEVLYAKDGESELAIDLTKKHTTSWGSMHGGVTMTLLDVCMSRAARSADPEESGAATIEMKVSFFQPGGQIGQRVTAKGRLLHNSGRMFFCEGEIWNGEKLVAKALGTFKLFHSATLSKS, from the coding sequence ATGAAAAAGTATCCTTTTTTGGAAGAACTCGGCATTGAAGTCCTCTATGCAAAAGACGGTGAATCAGAATTGGCAATTGATTTAACAAAAAAACACACGACCTCCTGGGGCTCCATGCACGGTGGTGTGACAATGACGTTATTGGATGTCTGTATGTCACGCGCTGCACGTTCAGCCGATCCGGAAGAGAGCGGCGCTGCGACTATCGAGATGAAAGTCAGTTTTTTTCAACCGGGTGGCCAGATAGGTCAACGTGTGACCGCGAAAGGTCGTCTTTTACATAATTCAGGTCGGATGTTCTTCTGTGAAGGGGAGATCTGGAATGGCGAAAAACTGGTTGCCAAGGCTTTGGGCACTTTCAAACTTTTCCATAGTGCAACGTTGTCTAAAAGCTGA
- a CDS encoding DUF6485 family protein, which translates to MECKQDKNLEQCNCSYDPCPKKGICCECIRYHVRMRQLPACVFPNDAERTYDRSYEHFARLVGEGKV; encoded by the coding sequence ATGGAGTGCAAACAAGATAAGAACCTTGAACAGTGCAACTGTAGCTATGATCCTTGCCCAAAAAAAGGTATCTGCTGCGAATGTATTCGATATCATGTCAGGATGCGTCAACTTCCGGCCTGTGTATTTCCGAACGACGCCGAGCGAACCTATGATCGCAGTTATGAGCATTTCGCCCGCCTGGTCGGTGAAGGGAAGGTATAG
- a CDS encoding HU family DNA-binding protein — protein MNKLELIQVIKDRTGLTKQESTDIVKLFFDSLTETMIKGERTEIRGFCSFFIKEYAGYTGRNPKTGKKVMVSVKRLPFFKPGKELKERVNHPN, from the coding sequence ATGAACAAACTTGAACTAATTCAGGTCATCAAAGATAGAACGGGGCTGACCAAACAGGAATCCACAGACATAGTGAAGCTGTTTTTTGATAGCCTGACTGAAACAATGATTAAAGGGGAACGGACTGAAATTCGAGGCTTTTGTTCTTTTTTCATCAAAGAATACGCGGGTTACACGGGCAGAAATCCAAAAACTGGAAAAAAAGTTATGGTTTCGGTAAAAAGGCTTCCTTTTTTCAAGCCAGGGAAAGAATTGAAGGAACGGGTTAATCACCCAAATTAA